The proteins below are encoded in one region of Candidatus Omnitrophota bacterium:
- a CDS encoding tripartite tricarboxylate transporter TctB family protein, translated as MKMRLSKDSLIGLGILAISGLIYGETFTFTRHESGVSPQFFPRLLTGLLAFFSLFLIIRSKQPDTTGLSGEDTLSSRRGKMTIAIAFGALAAYAFFIPLLGYFLSTAIYLVFMIRYLGERKIGRIAAWSMGTAYAIAFVFMTILDVQTPEWGWIRMLLLAKPE; from the coding sequence ATGAAGATGCGATTATCGAAGGATTCTTTAATTGGATTGGGTATTTTGGCGATTTCCGGGCTGATATATGGGGAGACGTTTACCTTCACCCGGCATGAGAGCGGAGTCAGTCCGCAATTTTTCCCCCGGCTGCTGACGGGATTGTTAGCCTTTTTTAGTTTGTTTCTGATTATCAGATCTAAACAACCGGATACAACAGGATTGTCTGGCGAGGATACTCTGTCCAGCCGACGGGGAAAAATGACTATCGCCATTGCTTTCGGCGCATTGGCCGCTTATGCGTTTTTCATTCCGCTGCTGGGGTATTTCCTTTCTACAGCGATCTACCTTGTTTTCATGATTCGTTATCTGGGCGAACGAAAAATTGGACGCATCGCGGCGTGGAGTATGGGTACGGCGTATGCAATCGCGTTCGTCTTTATGACCATTCTCGACGTTCAAACGCCGGAATGGGGATGGATTAGAATGCTTTTGTTAGCGAAGCCGGAATGA